The following proteins are encoded in a genomic region of Paenibacillus sp. FSL H3-0469:
- a CDS encoding glycoside hydrolase family 32 protein produces the protein MGRTKHRPALHFTPGQHWLNDPNGLVYFEGEYHLFYQYHPHSSIWGPMHWGHAVSKDLIAWEELDIALYPDEHGYAFSGSAVVDWNNTSGLFPEKPGIVAIYTSHLEPTETSPSVQRQSLAYSHDNGRTWSKYAGNPVLAHPSKADFRDPKVFWSEVHGKWIMVLATDQTITFYSSLNLREWSLESEFGEGAGSHDAVWECPDLFQLPVEGTGDSKWVLLVSIGDNSGARYGSRTQYFVGGFDGSVFTPEHGDIRWLDYGKDNYAGVSFSGIPAADGRRIFIGWMNNWRYANQIPSQGWRGAMTIPRVLTLHEAEGRTLIRQQPVAELDRYFAAESGTLPEMLLIPGERQDIKCKDSALELRLELADNEAEEFGLIIHHTATEYTELVYSAAGGTLTLRRDQSGETGFSEIFPDLQSTEGMGSLKNLRILLDACSVEVFANDGLTAITSLIFPGGICSGLSFYAKGGSVRLRDGRLSFME, from the coding sequence ATGGGGAGAACCAAACACAGGCCGGCGCTGCATTTTACGCCGGGGCAGCATTGGCTGAATGATCCGAATGGGCTGGTTTATTTTGAAGGCGAATATCATCTGTTCTATCAGTATCATCCGCATTCCTCCATCTGGGGGCCGATGCACTGGGGCCATGCCGTCAGTAAAGACTTGATTGCCTGGGAGGAGCTGGACATTGCGCTGTATCCGGACGAACACGGCTATGCGTTCTCCGGCAGCGCAGTCGTAGACTGGAACAATACCAGCGGACTGTTCCCCGAGAAGCCGGGTATCGTTGCGATCTATACGAGCCATCTGGAGCCTACGGAGACGTCGCCTTCCGTGCAGAGACAGAGCTTGGCCTACAGCCATGATAATGGCCGGACCTGGAGCAAATATGCAGGAAACCCGGTGCTGGCGCATCCTTCCAAGGCGGACTTCCGTGATCCGAAGGTATTCTGGTCCGAAGTTCACGGGAAATGGATTATGGTGCTGGCGACGGATCAGACGATCACGTTCTACTCCTCCCTGAATCTGCGGGAGTGGAGCCTGGAGAGTGAGTTCGGCGAGGGCGCAGGCTCTCATGATGCCGTATGGGAATGCCCGGATCTGTTCCAGCTCCCGGTGGAGGGGACAGGAGACAGCAAGTGGGTGCTGCTGGTCAGCATCGGTGATAACAGCGGGGCGAGATACGGCTCGCGGACGCAATATTTCGTCGGCGGGTTCGACGGCTCTGTCTTCACGCCGGAGCATGGCGATATCCGCTGGCTGGATTATGGCAAAGACAATTATGCCGGGGTCAGCTTCTCGGGTATTCCGGCAGCGGACGGGCGGCGGATCTTCATCGGCTGGATGAACAACTGGCGCTATGCCAATCAGATTCCAAGCCAGGGCTGGCGCGGAGCAATGACGATTCCGCGGGTACTGACGCTGCATGAGGCAGAAGGCCGCACCTTGATCCGCCAGCAGCCGGTAGCGGAGCTAGACCGTTACTTTGCGGCAGAGTCCGGGACATTGCCGGAGATGCTGCTGATACCGGGCGAGCGCCAGGATATCAAGTGCAAGGATTCAGCCCTGGAGCTGCGGCTTGAGCTTGCGGACAACGAAGCTGAAGAATTCGGTCTTATTATTCATCATACCGCTACCGAGTATACCGAACTTGTCTACTCTGCTGCCGGCGGCACTCTTACTCTGCGCAGAGATCAGTCCGGCGAGACCGGCTTCTCCGAGATATTCCCCGATCTCCAGAGCACGGAGGGTATGGGCAGCCTGAAGAACCTGCGTATCCTGCTGGATGCCTGTTCGGTGGAGGTATTCGCAAATGACGGCCTCACCGCCATCACCAGCCTGATCTTCCCCGGAGGCATCTGCTCCGGCCTAAGTTTCTATGCTAAGGGCGGCAGTGTACGGCTGCGGGATGGACGCTTGTCTTTCATGGAATAA
- a CDS encoding carbohydrate ABC transporter permease: MDIQYSGKDRILVVITYILLGLFILVILFPLVYVVLASFLTPNVLITKGLAIAPSDWTITGYVKILSNDAMIRGFFNALFYSAAFALATVFFSVFAAYPLSIEGLAGKRPVMIFFLITMFFGGGLIPTYLVVKDLGMLNTVWAVILPGAISVFNIILAKTYFQGLPKELFQAASIDGASDLGIFFRIVLPLSKPIIFVLALYAFVGQWNSYFDAMIYLDDSRLFPLQLVLRSILIQNQVQPGMIADALAQAELKKLSEMIKYSSIVISSLPLIVMYPFFQKYFEKGAMVGSIK; encoded by the coding sequence ATGGATATTCAATATTCCGGGAAGGACCGGATTCTGGTTGTTATCACGTATATATTGCTCGGTCTGTTCATTCTGGTCATTCTGTTTCCGCTGGTGTATGTCGTGCTGGCCTCCTTCTTAACCCCGAATGTGCTCATTACCAAGGGGCTGGCTATTGCGCCGTCGGACTGGACGATTACAGGTTACGTCAAAATTCTCAGCAACGACGCGATGATCCGCGGCTTCTTCAACGCCTTGTTCTACTCTGCCGCCTTCGCGCTGGCTACGGTCTTCTTCTCCGTCTTCGCGGCGTATCCGCTGTCCATTGAGGGGCTGGCCGGGAAGCGGCCGGTGATGATCTTCTTCCTGATTACGATGTTCTTCGGCGGCGGTCTGATTCCGACTTATCTGGTCGTGAAGGATCTCGGGATGCTGAATACGGTGTGGGCGGTCATTCTGCCGGGGGCGATCAGCGTGTTCAATATTATTCTGGCGAAGACCTATTTCCAGGGCCTGCCCAAAGAGCTGTTTCAGGCGGCGAGTATCGACGGGGCCTCTGATCTGGGCATTTTCTTCCGGATTGTGCTGCCGCTGTCGAAGCCCATTATCTTCGTGCTGGCCTTGTATGCCTTCGTGGGACAGTGGAACTCTTACTTCGATGCCATGATTTATCTGGACGATTCGCGGCTGTTCCCATTGCAATTGGTGCTGCGTTCGATCCTGATTCAGAATCAGGTGCAGCCCGGCATGATTGCCGATGCACTGGCCCAGGCGGAGCTGAAGAAGCTGTCTGAAATGATCAAGTACTCATCCATCGTTATCTCCAGCCTGCCGCTGATCGTGATGTACCCGTTCTTCCAGAAGTACTTCGAGAAGGGTGCCATGGTCGGCTCCATTAAATAA
- a CDS encoding ABC transporter permease, with translation MTFRAIIRKNFLFNVKKYVSLYFVNTLIVAILFMFGSLLYNPDILRQVGDSTLYDIVRLSLIGVVLFSVVFVTYSNFSFLKYRGREFGTYITLGMTTRDLSKLLLLENLGVAAVSLVSGLVSGVVFGKLFYMGINQILPENKLQFGLSAGSLLLGSGIFLVIALLNAGFNLIYIRKMPVVRILKSAHVREAGEHSPGWGLLALIIFAVSAVMLPATLLSNGFGRSTALCVVFIVLTMVCPYVMIGTGVSTAKSVMKRFRRLYNNNLLVMANLSHRMASYTTTLYIVTLLIAGAMFFIGLTYTMYATTRETIQRNTPYDVLFVESGPVNVIGEEEIAALFKGSGDRLERNETLEYVAIPEFRQDKGAWELWDTQSMVIGESAFNRLLGTAYELGETQSLNARVRQVHKKVNIPDTILATITPEQAEKKIREAGGEKEPLLRAMQGAVIQEYHADDIVEVTEPFINSVETASSAFGEAMVVDDTVFERLKAAALAAQAGQVKKVHLLSGDLSDAGLAALVDNLRIRNGYDATYWTTPDQPNHNAGDRTRAEHEELQPVFRGELLTRELEANGAKFFIIMFLGALFMIAAGLVLYHKVWSEMDVQKETMVSLKRLGVTPKELRQLVSKELAIVFMLPAAGGLGLGLYYFFVLLSGTYGLAGPLGRASLIAGIFFIMQTAFYFTSRRKYFAELGML, from the coding sequence ATGACGTTCCGCGCCATTATCCGCAAGAACTTCCTGTTCAACGTTAAAAAATATGTCTCTCTCTATTTCGTAAATACGCTAATTGTCGCCATTCTGTTCATGTTCGGCAGCCTGCTCTATAATCCCGATATTCTGCGTCAGGTAGGGGATTCCACACTCTATGATATTGTGCGTCTCTCCCTGATCGGAGTTGTGCTGTTCTCGGTAGTGTTTGTTACCTACAGCAACTTTTCTTTCCTGAAATACAGGGGCAGGGAATTCGGTACGTACATCACGCTCGGCATGACGACCAGAGACCTGTCGAAGCTGCTCTTGCTGGAAAATCTGGGCGTCGCCGCCGTCTCTCTGGTTAGCGGACTGGTGTCTGGTGTGGTGTTCGGCAAGCTATTTTATATGGGCATCAATCAGATTCTGCCGGAGAACAAGCTGCAGTTCGGGCTTAGTGCGGGCAGTCTGCTCCTAGGGAGCGGGATCTTCCTGGTTATTGCCCTTCTAAATGCCGGATTCAACCTCATCTATATCCGTAAAATGCCGGTTGTGCGGATTCTGAAGTCGGCTCATGTCCGGGAAGCCGGTGAACACAGCCCGGGATGGGGCCTGCTTGCGCTGATCATATTTGCTGTCTCTGCAGTCATGCTGCCGGCAACCTTGCTGAGCAACGGGTTTGGCCGAAGCACTGCACTCTGCGTGGTCTTCATCGTACTTACTATGGTCTGTCCTTATGTAATGATCGGCACGGGAGTGAGCACCGCCAAGTCGGTTATGAAGCGGTTCAGACGGCTTTATAATAACAACCTGTTGGTCATGGCGAACTTAAGTCACCGCATGGCTTCCTATACAACTACGCTGTACATCGTCACTCTGCTGATTGCCGGGGCCATGTTCTTCATCGGATTAACATATACCATGTACGCCACAACCAGGGAAACTATTCAGCGGAACACCCCCTATGATGTTCTCTTCGTAGAGAGTGGTCCGGTCAATGTCATCGGGGAAGAAGAAATCGCAGCATTGTTCAAGGGCAGCGGGGACAGGCTGGAACGAAATGAGACGCTTGAGTACGTGGCAATACCCGAATTCCGGCAGGATAAAGGGGCCTGGGAGCTGTGGGATACACAGTCGATGGTCATCGGGGAGAGCGCATTCAACCGGCTGCTCGGAACAGCCTATGAGCTTGGGGAGACACAGTCGCTGAATGCCAGGGTGCGCCAGGTGCATAAGAAAGTTAATATACCGGATACGATTCTGGCAACGATAACGCCGGAACAAGCGGAGAAGAAGATACGGGAGGCGGGCGGAGAAAAGGAGCCGCTGCTGCGGGCTATGCAGGGCGCTGTGATTCAGGAATATCATGCTGATGATATCGTTGAGGTCACGGAACCGTTTATTAATTCGGTTGAAACGGCTTCCTCCGCTTTCGGGGAAGCCATGGTTGTGGACGACACTGTCTTTGAACGGCTCAAGGCAGCGGCGCTCGCCGCTCAGGCTGGTCAGGTGAAGAAGGTCCACCTGCTCAGCGGCGACCTTAGTGATGCCGGCTTGGCGGCACTGGTGGACAACCTGCGGATACGCAACGGTTATGATGCGACTTACTGGACGACACCTGACCAGCCGAATCATAATGCCGGGGACCGGACGCGGGCAGAGCATGAGGAGCTGCAGCCGGTCTTCCGCGGGGAGCTGCTCACCCGTGAGCTGGAGGCAAACGGAGCCAAATTCTTCATCATTATGTTCCTCGGAGCTTTGTTCATGATTGCTGCCGGTCTGGTGCTGTATCACAAAGTATGGTCCGAGATGGATGTGCAGAAGGAAACCATGGTCTCGCTGAAACGGCTGGGGGTAACCCCGAAGGAGCTGCGCCAGCTCGTCTCCAAGGAGTTGGCCATCGTCTTTATGCTGCCGGCTGCAGGCGGTCTTGGGTTGGGGCTGTACTATTTCTTCGTGCTGCTCAGCGGCACCTACGGGCTTGCAGGACCGCTTGGCCGGGCCTCTCTCATAGCGGGTATATTCTTCATCATGCAGACCGCCTTCTATTTCACCAGCCGCAGAAAGTATTTCGCTGAGCTGGGGATGCTGTAG
- a CDS encoding DUF6710 family protein — MKMKQEFDHLMAFAKDLINENLGFYYDINYGYFQPETHPIIDFIRLIGRRIQSQLMLMPALYGEVDQLERMFSDNLFFDEWAEVTLDGRSFHFLMRQIDNSSRIINLARDLVFPSPWIPRKLRDSLIRIGEGTLNGSWRQDKDHQVTLWLPMGISFVEGSGHHSITAGIAKGEGELYPTSVYDISLIYDHVYTDGKYYYRTHDRSIISEVHFVECAAIFEIGRIMAEQKIIF; from the coding sequence ATGAAAATGAAACAAGAATTCGATCATCTCATGGCGTTTGCCAAGGATTTAATTAATGAGAATCTCGGCTTTTATTACGATATTAATTATGGTTACTTCCAGCCGGAGACCCACCCGATTATAGACTTCATCCGGCTGATCGGCAGACGTATCCAGAGCCAGCTCATGCTGATGCCCGCGCTCTACGGGGAGGTCGATCAGCTGGAGCGGATGTTCTCGGACAACCTCTTCTTTGATGAATGGGCCGAGGTTACGCTCGACGGACGGAGCTTCCACTTCCTGATGCGGCAGATCGACAATAGCAGCAGAATCATCAACCTGGCACGTGACCTCGTCTTCCCCTCCCCCTGGATTCCCCGCAAGCTGCGCGACAGTCTGATCCGCATCGGTGAAGGTACTCTGAACGGAAGCTGGCGGCAGGATAAGGATCATCAGGTTACCTTGTGGCTTCCGATGGGCATCTCCTTCGTTGAAGGCTCAGGACATCATTCCATCACGGCGGGGATCGCCAAGGGTGAAGGGGAGCTCTACCCTACCTCGGTCTATGACATCAGTCTCATCTACGATCACGTATATACCGACGGCAAGTACTACTACAGAACGCATGACCGTTCGATCATCTCCGAGGTTCATTTCGTGGAATGCGCCGCCATCTTTGAGATCGGCCGGATTATGGCGGAGCAGAAGATTATTTTCTGA
- a CDS encoding DUF2798 domain-containing protein has protein sequence MGSNKKEALIFTSMMCFCMVVFMSFYNVIIANGFNSRLFTDVAVGLLPALAVALFCDIVVVSRIAKGLAFKIVKPSTPPIRKILAISCFMVCGMVILMSLYGTLAHFGFGDNFFRHYFSILGLNFICALPLQLLVAGPLTRFLFSRMFPVRTAAPGV, from the coding sequence ATGGGCAGCAACAAAAAAGAAGCTTTAATTTTCACCAGTATGATGTGTTTTTGCATGGTCGTCTTTATGTCTTTTTACAATGTGATTATAGCGAACGGATTCAACAGCAGGCTGTTCACGGATGTGGCTGTGGGCTTACTCCCGGCACTTGCCGTTGCCCTGTTCTGCGATATTGTGGTGGTTAGCAGAATTGCCAAAGGACTGGCCTTCAAAATAGTGAAGCCGTCCACACCCCCTATCCGCAAAATACTGGCGATCTCATGCTTCATGGTCTGCGGCATGGTCATCCTCATGTCTCTATACGGCACACTAGCACACTTCGGATTCGGGGACAACTTCTTCCGTCATTACTTCTCCATCCTGGGGCTTAATTTCATCTGCGCCCTGCCGCTCCAGCTGCTGGTAGCCGGTCCGCTGACCCGCTTCCTGTTCAGCCGTATGTTTCCGGTCCGTACGGCAGCACCGGGCGTCTAG
- a CDS encoding extracellular solute-binding protein, with amino-acid sequence MKKSLQTLSVLALSASVLAGCGGGNSNSSASEDYKLENVTLPLKEKVSLHFMSQSSALAPADPNEKLIYKRLEEKSGVHIDFTNYTNDAFIEKRNLAVASGDLPDAIIDAAYSDYDLLTLGKDGTIVPLEELIEKYMPNLQKVLAAAPEYKSMMTAQDGHIYAFPWIEELGSGKESIHSVNGMPWINVEWLKKLGLAMPTTTEELKKVLVAFKNDDPNGNGQKDEIPLSFVLNNGNEDMNFLFGSFGLGDNGDHTVVTNDGKVVFTAGQDGYKEGIKYLNELYALNLIDEEAFEQDYNTYLAKGQSERYGLYFQWDKANITGFNDKYDLMQPLAGPTGEVNVARTNNFGFDRGRMVITGSNKNLELTAKWIDQLYEPQQSVEDNWGTYGDETQQNIFEYDESAKMLKHLPLEGAAPVELRQKTSIGGPLAILDEYYGKVTTKPDDAAWRLDLMKEKLVPYMKADNNFPRVFYSLEDQKELTAIETDLFAYVNRKRAEWTKTGKVEAEWKDYQAELSRLGLDKWLEIKQRGYDSYLKNKG; translated from the coding sequence ATGAAAAAATCATTGCAAACCCTGTCTGTGCTGGCACTCTCGGCTTCCGTGCTTGCGGGCTGCGGCGGAGGAAACAGCAATTCCTCGGCCTCCGAGGATTACAAGCTGGAGAATGTGACGCTGCCGCTTAAAGAGAAGGTATCGCTGCACTTCATGTCCCAGAGCTCCGCGCTGGCGCCTGCCGACCCGAACGAGAAGCTGATCTACAAGCGGCTGGAGGAGAAGTCTGGTGTGCACATCGATTTCACCAATTACACGAACGACGCTTTTATTGAGAAAAGAAACCTGGCGGTAGCCAGCGGCGACCTGCCGGATGCGATTATCGATGCCGCCTACTCGGACTACGATCTGCTGACCCTGGGCAAGGACGGGACAATCGTTCCGCTGGAGGAGCTGATTGAGAAATACATGCCGAATCTGCAGAAGGTGCTGGCCGCCGCGCCGGAGTACAAATCAATGATGACCGCGCAGGACGGGCATATCTATGCTTTTCCTTGGATAGAGGAGCTGGGCTCCGGCAAGGAGAGCATTCATTCGGTCAACGGGATGCCGTGGATCAATGTGGAGTGGCTGAAGAAGCTCGGACTGGCTATGCCAACTACGACGGAGGAACTGAAGAAGGTGCTGGTCGCCTTCAAGAATGATGATCCGAACGGGAACGGCCAGAAGGATGAGATTCCGCTGTCTTTTGTGCTGAATAACGGCAATGAGGATATGAACTTCCTGTTCGGCTCGTTCGGCCTGGGAGATAACGGCGACCACACCGTGGTTACCAATGACGGCAAGGTAGTATTCACTGCGGGCCAGGACGGATACAAAGAGGGCATCAAGTATCTGAATGAGCTATACGCGCTGAATCTGATTGACGAAGAGGCGTTCGAACAGGACTACAATACGTATCTGGCCAAAGGGCAGAGTGAACGCTACGGCCTCTACTTCCAGTGGGATAAAGCCAATATTACCGGCTTCAACGATAAATACGATCTGATGCAGCCGCTTGCCGGACCCACTGGAGAGGTCAATGTGGCCCGCACGAACAACTTCGGATTTGACCGTGGACGGATGGTGATTACCGGATCGAATAAGAATCTGGAGCTTACCGCCAAGTGGATTGACCAGCTCTATGAGCCGCAGCAGTCGGTTGAAGATAACTGGGGAACGTATGGGGATGAGACGCAGCAGAATATTTTTGAATACGATGAATCGGCCAAAATGCTGAAGCATCTCCCGCTGGAAGGCGCGGCTCCGGTTGAATTGCGCCAGAAGACCAGCATCGGCGGACCGCTCGCGATCCTGGATGAATACTACGGTAAGGTGACCACGAAGCCTGATGATGCCGCTTGGCGTCTGGACCTCATGAAGGAGAAGCTGGTTCCTTATATGAAGGCCGACAACAACTTCCCGCGTGTCTTCTATTCGCTGGAGGACCAGAAGGAATTGACCGCCATTGAGACCGACCTGTTCGCTTATGTCAACCGCAAGCGTGCGGAGTGGACCAAGACCGGGAAAGTGGAAGCGGAATGGAAGGATTATCAGGCAGAGCTGTCCAGACTCGGGCTGGATAAATGGCTGGAGATCAAGCAAAGAGGATATGACAGCTACCTTAAGAACAAAGGCTGA
- a CDS encoding carbohydrate kinase: protein MQSKNTVLCVGELLIDFFCTEADVSLTEGRHFAKQAGGAPANVSAAIARLGGRSAFLGKVGADPFGLFLKQTLEEQHVDTSMLLLDPAAPTTLAFVSRSANGERDFVFHRGADRLLRLEELDRAAIRETSMIHFGSATALLAEPFREVYITMMDEAKTNGHFISFDPNYRGDLWTGRQDEFIALSRGGISKADLVKVSDEELQIITGEADRDAALDLLHEWGAGTVAVTLGKDGTLISSPDSRMLIPSITVESIDSTGAGDAFIGALLCRISQLAHPADFTRSAEQQRDFVTFANRVGAIVCTKIGAIAALPTLDEVRAFAG, encoded by the coding sequence GTGCAATCCAAGAATACAGTCCTTTGCGTGGGCGAGCTGCTCATCGATTTCTTCTGCACCGAGGCGGACGTCAGCCTGACTGAAGGCCGGCATTTCGCCAAGCAGGCCGGCGGGGCACCGGCGAACGTAAGTGCAGCCATCGCCCGGCTCGGGGGACGCTCCGCCTTCCTCGGCAAGGTCGGAGCCGATCCCTTCGGCCTCTTCCTGAAGCAGACGCTGGAAGAACAGCACGTAGACACCTCGATGCTGCTGCTTGATCCCGCAGCACCGACCACGCTGGCCTTCGTCTCGCGTTCAGCAAACGGAGAGCGCGACTTCGTGTTCCACCGTGGGGCTGACCGGCTGCTAAGGCTGGAGGAGCTTGACCGGGCAGCTATCCGGGAGACTTCCATGATTCATTTCGGGTCGGCGACTGCCCTGCTGGCCGAGCCCTTCCGCGAAGTGTATATAACGATGATGGATGAAGCGAAGACGAATGGGCATTTCATCTCCTTCGACCCTAATTACCGGGGCGACCTGTGGACCGGGCGACAGGATGAATTCATCGCGCTGTCCAGAGGCGGTATCTCCAAGGCCGATCTGGTGAAGGTCAGCGACGAGGAGCTGCAGATTATTACTGGCGAAGCGGACCGCGATGCCGCCCTTGATCTGCTGCATGAATGGGGAGCGGGAACCGTTGCCGTGACTCTGGGCAAAGACGGCACCCTGATCTCCTCCCCGGATTCCCGCATGCTGATTCCGAGCATTACCGTAGAGTCCATCGATTCCACCGGTGCCGGCGATGCTTTTATCGGGGCTCTGCTCTGCCGGATCAGCCAGCTGGCGCATCCGGCAGACTTTACCCGCAGCGCAGAGCAGCAGAGGGACTTCGTTACCTTCGCCAACCGGGTGGGGGCCATTGTCTGCACCAAGATCGGGGCGATTGCTGCGCTGCCGACACTGGACGAGGTGCGGGCTTTTGCCGGGTAA
- a CDS encoding LacI family DNA-binding transcriptional regulator: MKKAKVTIQDIADALGISRNTASKALNGAESVPPETREKVLSKAAELKYKQFSYMETAGSSSDQQGNIALLTSNLPNSSHFGSQLLSGLEKRISTEGYTLSIYFVRENDINAMALPGNFEPSNVDGIICIEMFNKEYSGLITGLGIPTIFIDCAADIVYPELKADLLLMENEHSVYAMTRKLMDHGVQSFGFVGDYNHCRSFHERWTGFNRALSAAGIPLIPESCIVGQDKDYLLEADWMDQQLEALGQWPSAFICANDFIAISVMKSLKNRGVKVPEQVAVCGFDDASESRVIEPHLSTVHIYSSHMGIVSAEMLLSRIKDPARPYQVTHVATDVLFRDSTPVPN; this comes from the coding sequence ATGAAGAAAGCCAAGGTCACCATTCAAGACATTGCCGATGCCCTGGGAATCTCCAGAAACACGGCCTCCAAGGCATTGAACGGCGCAGAGAGCGTTCCTCCCGAGACCCGGGAGAAGGTACTCAGCAAGGCCGCCGAGCTTAAATATAAACAATTCTCTTATATGGAGACCGCAGGCAGCAGCTCCGATCAGCAGGGCAATATCGCCCTCCTGACCAGCAACCTGCCTAACAGCTCCCACTTCGGCTCCCAGCTGCTCAGCGGACTGGAGAAGCGCATCAGTACAGAGGGCTACACCCTGTCCATTTATTTTGTCCGGGAGAACGATATTAACGCCATGGCTCTGCCCGGTAATTTCGAGCCTTCTAATGTTGACGGGATTATCTGTATTGAAATGTTCAACAAGGAGTACAGCGGACTGATTACCGGTCTCGGCATTCCGACGATCTTCATCGACTGCGCGGCGGACATTGTCTACCCTGAGCTGAAGGCGGACCTGCTGCTTATGGAGAATGAACACAGCGTGTATGCGATGACCCGTAAGCTGATGGACCACGGTGTGCAGAGCTTCGGATTCGTCGGCGATTACAACCATTGCCGCAGCTTCCATGAACGGTGGACAGGCTTCAACAGAGCGCTCTCTGCAGCCGGTATCCCGCTGATTCCCGAATCCTGCATTGTCGGCCAGGACAAGGATTACCTGCTGGAGGCGGACTGGATGGACCAGCAGCTGGAGGCGCTCGGCCAGTGGCCCTCCGCCTTCATCTGTGCGAATGACTTCATTGCCATCAGCGTGATGAAATCGCTTAAGAACAGAGGGGTCAAGGTACCGGAGCAGGTAGCGGTCTGCGGCTTCGATGACGCTTCGGAATCGCGGGTCATCGAGCCTCATCTCTCGACCGTACATATCTACAGCAGCCATATGGGGATTGTCTCGGCAGAGATGCTGCTCTCCAGAATCAAGGACCCGGCCCGGCCGTATCAGGTGACGCATGTCGCCACTGACGTTCTATTCAGAGACTCTACTCCCGTACCGAACTAA
- a CDS encoding ABC transporter permease subunit, with protein MAQPGRTSLTKHRSWLSYMRRNYILYLFLAPAVILTVIFKYVPMYGAMIAFKDFSPRKGIMGSAWVGFEHFQRFLTSPNFYDILMNTLKLSAYGLILGFPVPIVLALMLNLIRSAKLKKNIQLIVYAPNFISVVVVAGMLFVFLSPTGVVNALITAFTGKPVSFMSDPAYFRSVYILSGIWQTAGWSSIIYVATLAGVDPQLHDAATIDGASLLKRIRHIDLPALRPVMAVLFILAAGGIMSIGYEKAFLMQTALNTPTSEIIATYVYKVGLQAGDYAYSTAIGLFNSVINVILLVFVNTVVKRLNEGEGLY; from the coding sequence ATGGCTCAACCCGGGAGAACAAGCCTCACCAAGCACAGGTCGTGGCTAAGCTACATGCGCCGGAATTATATCCTGTATTTATTCTTGGCTCCAGCTGTAATTCTCACGGTTATATTCAAATACGTTCCGATGTACGGCGCGATGATTGCATTCAAGGATTTCAGCCCGCGCAAGGGCATCATGGGCAGCGCATGGGTGGGTTTCGAGCACTTCCAGCGGTTTCTCACCTCGCCGAATTTCTACGATATTTTAATGAACACGCTTAAATTAAGCGCCTACGGGCTGATTCTTGGTTTTCCGGTGCCGATTGTGCTGGCGCTTATGCTGAACCTGATCCGCAGCGCGAAGCTGAAGAAGAACATCCAGCTGATTGTGTATGCGCCTAACTTTATTTCGGTCGTGGTTGTGGCAGGGATGCTGTTTGTCTTTCTGTCGCCGACAGGGGTGGTGAACGCGCTCATTACTGCTTTTACAGGGAAGCCGGTGTCCTTCATGAGTGATCCTGCTTACTTCCGGTCCGTGTATATTCTGTCAGGCATCTGGCAGACGGCAGGCTGGTCCTCGATTATCTATGTGGCTACGTTGGCGGGTGTCGATCCGCAGCTTCATGATGCGGCAACGATTGACGGGGCTTCCCTGCTGAAGCGCATCCGCCATATCGATCTGCCCGCGCTCAGGCCGGTGATGGCCGTGCTGTTCATCCTTGCCGCAGGCGGCATCATGTCGATCGGATATGAGAAGGCTTTCCTGATGCAGACGGCGCTCAATACCCCGACCTCGGAGATTATTGCGACCTATGTCTACAAGGTGGGTCTGCAGGCAGGCGATTATGCCTATTCCACCGCTATCGGATTATTCAATTCGGTCATTAACGTAATCCTGCTGGTCTTCGTCAATACGGTTGTCAAGCGGCTGAACGAAGGGGAAGGACTGTATTAA
- a CDS encoding MarR family transcriptional regulator has product MKEYMSGLNLVDMISEKHKVLRDKVNEMSGEPLNKTETHILAMLEQHGVLSISEISRLISISRQGTQKTINNLLAEGYVDTAAKEGNSRDKPIVLTAKGTAACRSMLEIKQNIEAEITARIGKEQVELLRTLLTQDWL; this is encoded by the coding sequence ATGAAGGAATATATGAGCGGGTTAAATCTGGTCGATATGATCAGCGAGAAGCATAAGGTGCTGCGGGATAAGGTGAACGAGATGAGCGGAGAGCCGCTGAATAAGACGGAGACGCATATTCTGGCGATGCTGGAGCAGCACGGCGTTCTGTCCATCTCGGAGATCAGCAGACTGATCAGCATTTCCCGCCAGGGGACACAAAAGACGATCAACAATCTGCTGGCCGAAGGTTATGTAGATACTGCTGCTAAGGAAGGCAACAGCCGGGACAAGCCAATCGTGCTCACTGCGAAGGGGACAGCGGCTTGCCGGAGTATGCTGGAGATCAAGCAGAATATTGAAGCCGAAATCACGGCCCGGATCGGTAAGGAGCAGGTGGAGCTGCTGCGGACGCTGCTAACACAGGACTGGCTCTAA